A portion of the Eubacterium maltosivorans genome contains these proteins:
- a CDS encoding histidine kinase, which produces MAVQVMEWGYIDWKHVKTENNPRQNMNIGIVVIEPGRHLAEHVHYGQEQLLYVLQGRGIYYINGERVEPEPGQIFYMEAGSSHEVYNPTDGQIKELLVSNPVYGAEEISIDTLINLEAPSDDILYAAVEGVRQQSIDPLKLPLTIYDTAGKTVLQTNCFPDYCTERCNPFGSSSCPCRGMGQANLSEPWDYRQFVCPYGLTLYQQPIVHENRCIGVIQGGYILLSTMKSEGKTSDRTEELYDTPESTALSIRMLLRRIAEHIVSFCVFSDARRVLEAKERDIDDAQKYSKRLEKNLKAAQNIVTDLRINHHFLFNTLNCMAGMALDKDAYELYDAIIDLSKMFRYTTKTKENFVPFSQEAAYLKTYLKLQKLRYEDSLQVDIKINTQLDDWLVPFNFLQPIAENAFTHGFDTNNLKKRLSVTAQPSGSKVLISIYNNGAVIDYGTLSRINDSLPSGSEHGLSLIYAKLKMRFGPDFSMNVYSDERIGTWIILELPYSYQKEVENDD; this is translated from the coding sequence ATGGCGGTTCAGGTAATGGAGTGGGGTTATATAGACTGGAAGCATGTCAAGACAGAAAATAACCCAAGACAGAATATGAATATTGGCATTGTGGTCATCGAGCCCGGCAGACATCTGGCAGAGCATGTGCATTACGGGCAGGAGCAGCTGTTGTATGTGCTGCAGGGCAGGGGCATTTACTACATTAACGGAGAGCGTGTCGAGCCTGAGCCAGGGCAGATCTTTTATATGGAGGCAGGAAGCTCCCATGAGGTCTATAACCCCACCGACGGGCAGATAAAAGAGCTGCTGGTCTCCAACCCGGTATACGGTGCGGAGGAGATTTCCATCGATACACTAATAAACCTGGAGGCACCGTCAGACGATATTCTTTATGCGGCTGTGGAGGGCGTGCGCCAGCAGTCCATCGACCCGCTCAAGCTGCCCCTGACCATCTACGACACTGCGGGCAAAACAGTGCTGCAGACAAACTGTTTTCCGGATTACTGCACAGAGCGCTGCAACCCGTTTGGCAGCAGCAGCTGTCCATGCCGGGGCATGGGACAGGCGAACCTGAGCGAGCCCTGGGATTACCGGCAGTTTGTCTGCCCCTACGGCCTGACCCTTTACCAGCAGCCCATCGTGCATGAAAACCGGTGCATCGGTGTGATTCAGGGCGGTTATATCCTGTTGTCCACCATGAAAAGCGAGGGCAAGACCAGCGACCGCACCGAGGAGCTGTACGATACGCCGGAGAGCACAGCCCTGAGCATCCGCATGCTGCTCAGGAGGATTGCCGAGCATATTGTGAGTTTCTGCGTGTTCAGCGACGCCCGCAGGGTGCTGGAAGCCAAGGAGAGGGACATCGACGACGCCCAGAAATACAGCAAGCGGCTGGAAAAAAACCTCAAGGCTGCCCAGAATATCGTGACCGACCTGCGCATCAACCACCATTTTCTGTTCAATACCCTGAACTGTATGGCCGGTATGGCTCTGGATAAGGATGCTTACGAGTTGTACGACGCCATCATCGACCTGTCCAAGATGTTCCGCTACACCACCAAGACCAAGGAGAACTTTGTGCCCTTCAGCCAGGAGGCCGCTTACCTTAAGACCTATCTGAAGCTCCAGAAGCTGCGCTACGAGGACAGCCTGCAGGTGGATATCAAGATTAATACTCAGCTTGACGACTGGCTGGTGCCCTTTAACTTTTTACAGCCCATCGCCGAGAACGCCTTTACCCATGGCTTTGACACCAACAACCTGAAAAAGCGGCTGTCTGTCACGGCTCAGCCAAGCGGCAGCAAGGTACTGATCTCCATCTACAATAATGGCGCGGTGATTGACTACGGCACCCTGAGCCGCATAAACGACAGCCTGCCCTCGGGCAGTGAGCATGGCCTGTCACTGATTTATGCCAAGCTGAAAATGCGCTTCGGCCCGGATTTTTCGATGAATGTGTACTCCGATGAGCGCATCGGCACATGGATTATTCTGGAATTGCCCTACTCATATCAAAAGGAAGTGGAGAACGATGATTAA
- a CDS encoding response regulator transcription factor, with the protein MIKVVIADDEKAVSKIIQHFIAREKLPLQVEGVALDGESALQMIRQKKPDLVFLDIKMPLMDGFEVMEALKEQAIDVKIVIITAYESFEYAQRALRMGARDIILKPIEYEQFTQALLRSVGWNFTGNDLVNQVLEYIHTHFTEKIELQLLSEQFHVTASYLSKQFKRYVDTNLIGYVNKIRIEHAVDLLKNEPYSIQEVAKQVGYENVNYFYKKFKEQTGRMPSDYLKK; encoded by the coding sequence ATGATTAAAGTGGTTATCGCTGACGACGAAAAGGCCGTTTCCAAGATCATACAGCATTTTATCGCGCGCGAAAAGCTGCCGCTCCAGGTTGAGGGCGTTGCCCTGGACGGAGAGAGCGCCCTGCAGATGATCCGCCAAAAGAAGCCGGATCTGGTATTTCTGGACATCAAGATGCCCCTTATGGACGGCTTTGAGGTCATGGAAGCCCTGAAGGAGCAGGCGATTGATGTGAAGATTGTGATTATCACTGCCTACGAGTCCTTCGAGTACGCCCAGCGGGCCCTGCGCATGGGCGCCAGGGATATTATTCTCAAACCCATTGAGTATGAGCAGTTTACCCAGGCTCTGCTCCGGTCTGTGGGCTGGAATTTTACGGGTAATGACCTGGTTAACCAGGTGCTGGAGTACATTCACACCCATTTTACAGAGAAGATCGAACTCCAGCTGCTGTCGGAGCAGTTTCACGTCACAGCCAGCTACCTTTCCAAGCAGTTTAAGCGCTACGTGGACACCAACCTCATCGGCTATGTGAACAAAATCCGGATTGAGCACGCTGTCGATCTGCTGAAAAACGAACCCTACAGCATACAGGAGGTGGCTAAGCAGGTGGGCTATGAGAATGTGAATTATTTTTACAAAAAGTTCAAGGAGCAGACCGGACGTATGCCGTCAGATTATCTGAAGAAGTAA
- a CDS encoding TatD family nuclease-associated radical SAM protein — MVITYETESTAYKDKNALYVNATNRCNNRCVFCHRFNREEEASRMDELWLEREPAVEEILNDIRARDMAKYDEIVFCGYGEPTCRLKDILEIARVLKQEYGVAVRLNTNGLADTLYGEDVTPWLAGLVDVVSVSLNAPDAEEYEALCRPQAEHAFEHMLRFAENAARFAKVYMTIIDTMSPEGQAACLRIAEECGAALKVRHYLR, encoded by the coding sequence ATGGTCATTACCTATGAAACAGAGAGTACGGCCTATAAAGATAAAAATGCACTGTACGTCAATGCCACCAACCGCTGCAATAACCGCTGCGTGTTTTGCCACCGGTTTAACCGGGAGGAGGAGGCCAGCCGTATGGACGAGCTGTGGCTTGAGCGGGAGCCGGCAGTGGAGGAGATTTTAAACGATATCCGGGCGAGGGATATGGCGAAGTATGACGAAATCGTCTTTTGCGGCTACGGCGAGCCGACCTGCCGCCTGAAGGATATTCTGGAGATCGCGCGGGTGCTGAAGCAGGAATACGGCGTGGCAGTCCGGCTGAACACCAACGGCCTGGCCGACACCCTGTACGGTGAGGATGTCACCCCCTGGCTGGCCGGCCTGGTGGATGTGGTGTCCGTGAGCCTGAACGCGCCAGATGCAGAGGAATACGAGGCCCTGTGCCGCCCCCAGGCAGAGCACGCCTTTGAGCACATGCTCCGCTTCGCGGAAAACGCCGCGCGTTTTGCAAAGGTCTATATGACCATCATCGACACCATGAGCCCGGAGGGGCAGGCCGCCTGTCTTCGGATCGCAGAAGAATGCGGTGCAGCGCTTAAAGTACGCCACTACCTGCGGTGA
- the glyA gene encoding serine hydroxymethyltransferase, giving the protein MLKTTRVLDPEVYSIVEAELDRQEHNIEMIASESTAPTPVMELSGCVFTNKTEEGLPGNRFQAGSEQADAIESLACRRALELYGAEYVNLQPYSGSTANYCVFNAVLNPGDKILSMRLDQGGHLTHGSPVNFLRKVYEYDFYGVDKETEVIDYDALEDQAMAYKPKLLITGASSYPRLIDYERMAKIAKNCGAILMNDMAHIAGLVGAKVIPSPIPHCDFVSSSTTKTFCGPRAGMVFCKKEYEKALNKSVFPGTLGSIHLNTIAAKAYSFKYIGTPEFREIMERVVRNAKTLAEELQGYGFRIISGGTDNHIVMVDLRPKGLTGKSFEQALEYVGITVNKNMIPFDMESPFVCSGVRIGLTSTAQRGLEEDAIREIAEIMDKVAKDPENMTNLDACKAQARALISRYPLYPAGYFED; this is encoded by the coding sequence ATGTTAAAAACAACAAGGGTACTGGATCCGGAAGTCTATTCCATCGTAGAGGCAGAGCTTGACCGTCAGGAGCACAACATCGAAATGATCGCGTCTGAGAGCACTGCGCCCACGCCGGTCATGGAGCTGAGCGGCTGTGTATTCACCAATAAGACTGAGGAAGGGTTGCCGGGAAACCGCTTCCAGGCTGGCTCTGAACAGGCTGACGCCATTGAAAGCCTAGCCTGTCGCCGCGCGCTGGAGCTTTACGGCGCCGAGTATGTTAATTTACAGCCATACTCCGGGTCAACCGCAAACTACTGCGTGTTTAACGCGGTGCTGAACCCGGGAGATAAAATTCTGAGCATGCGTCTGGACCAGGGCGGCCATCTGACCCACGGCTCCCCGGTGAATTTCCTGAGAAAAGTTTATGAATATGACTTTTACGGGGTTGATAAGGAAACCGAGGTCATCGACTATGACGCTCTGGAGGATCAGGCCATGGCATATAAGCCAAAGCTTTTAATCACCGGCGCCAGCTCTTACCCGAGACTCATCGACTATGAGCGCATGGCCAAGATCGCCAAGAACTGCGGCGCGATTTTGATGAACGACATGGCTCACATCGCGGGCCTGGTCGGGGCCAAGGTCATCCCAAGCCCGATCCCGCACTGCGATTTTGTCTCCTCCTCCACCACCAAAACCTTCTGCGGCCCGCGCGCCGGTATGGTTTTCTGCAAGAAGGAATACGAAAAGGCTCTGAACAAATCCGTATTCCCGGGGACTCTGGGCTCCATCCATCTGAACACCATCGCCGCCAAGGCCTATTCCTTCAAATATATCGGCACACCAGAGTTCAGAGAAATCATGGAACGTGTTGTCCGCAACGCCAAAACCCTGGCTGAGGAGCTCCAGGGCTACGGCTTCCGCATCATCAGCGGAGGCACCGACAACCATATTGTCATGGTCGATTTAAGACCAAAGGGACTGACTGGAAAGAGCTTTGAACAGGCGTTGGAATATGTGGGCATTACAGTCAATAAGAATATGATCCCATTTGATATGGAAAGCCCCTTTGTGTGCAGCGGCGTAAGAATCGGCCTGACCTCTACTGCTCAGCGTGGGCTGGAGGAGGACGCCATCAGGGAAATCGCTGAGATCATGGACAAGGTCGCGAAGGACCCTGAAAATATGACGAATCTGGACGCCTGTAAGGCACAGGCCCGGGCGTTAATTTCCAGATACCCGCTGTACCCGGCCGGCTATTTTGAAGATTAA
- a CDS encoding alanine/glycine:cation symporter family protein — MLESIVTSVNDVVWSIPLIILILGTGVYFSVRMKFPQLRLIKEMFRLLNDNKGKGTDEGVSGLRAFIMTAAGRVGVGNIAGMATAIALGGPGAIFWLWVVALFGTAIALIESTLAQAYKITVNGEFRGGPAYYIERGIGKKWYAKAFALVTILAPGILMPGVQSYNITSSLNQAFGWNTLIIAIVLAAVVGICIFGGVKRISAVAEKVSPFMACAYLLVSFIIIGTNISKVPGVFMMIIQSAFSVQPVFGALAGAALSKGVMRGVFANEAGQGTSAIMAGSADVSHPVKQGLASCLSVYAGTILVCTTSAFMILLTGCYNVVGPAGGFLFEGMPGKEYGVAYVHGAIDTIFPGFGAPFIAVSILLFAFIALLAYYYYAESNLVYVFHETKAWMKSNKPFLYVFRGIFILAAFQGCLQAVSVVWTMGDIGCGLMTWLNVIAVLILSNQGLAIFKDYERQKKLGLEPVFDPDLLGIQNAGSVWRDRLDEYKVAQKAEAEEKGLAA, encoded by the coding sequence ATGTTAGAGAGTATTGTAACAAGTGTCAACGATGTGGTCTGGAGTATCCCGCTGATTATTCTGATTCTGGGCACCGGCGTCTATTTTTCGGTGCGGATGAAATTTCCGCAGCTGCGGCTCATCAAGGAGATGTTCCGGCTGCTGAACGATAACAAAGGCAAGGGTACAGATGAAGGGGTATCTGGTCTGCGTGCATTTATCATGACCGCCGCAGGGCGTGTGGGCGTCGGCAATATCGCCGGTATGGCCACGGCCATCGCTCTGGGGGGCCCGGGGGCAATCTTCTGGCTCTGGGTGGTAGCGCTGTTCGGAACAGCCATCGCCCTCATCGAGTCCACTCTGGCCCAGGCATATAAGATCACTGTCAACGGCGAGTTCAGAGGAGGTCCGGCCTACTATATCGAGCGGGGAATTGGTAAAAAATGGTATGCTAAGGCCTTTGCCCTGGTCACAATTCTGGCGCCCGGTATCCTGATGCCCGGGGTCCAGTCCTATAATATTACCTCAAGCCTGAACCAGGCCTTTGGCTGGAACACCCTCATCATTGCCATCGTGCTGGCCGCGGTGGTCGGAATCTGCATTTTCGGCGGCGTAAAGCGTATCTCAGCCGTGGCGGAAAAGGTTTCCCCCTTTATGGCCTGCGCCTATCTTCTGGTTTCCTTTATCATCATCGGAACCAACATCAGCAAGGTGCCCGGCGTGTTTATGATGATCATCCAGTCTGCTTTCAGTGTCCAGCCGGTTTTTGGCGCGCTGGCCGGCGCGGCTCTTTCCAAGGGCGTGATGCGCGGCGTGTTCGCCAATGAGGCAGGACAAGGAACCTCAGCCATCATGGCCGGCTCTGCCGATGTATCGCACCCGGTAAAGCAGGGGCTGGCCTCGTGCCTGAGCGTTTACGCAGGGACCATCCTGGTCTGTACGACCTCTGCTTTTATGATTTTGCTGACCGGCTGCTACAACGTGGTCGGACCAGCCGGCGGCTTCCTGTTCGAGGGCATGCCCGGAAAGGAATATGGCGTCGCCTATGTACATGGAGCCATCGACACCATCTTTCCCGGCTTCGGAGCGCCCTTTATCGCGGTTTCCATCCTGCTTTTCGCCTTTATTGCCCTCCTGGCTTATTACTACTATGCCGAGAGCAATCTGGTTTACGTTTTTCATGAGACAAAGGCGTGGATGAAGAGCAACAAGCCCTTCCTGTACGTGTTCCGCGGAATCTTTATTCTGGCCGCGTTCCAGGGCTGCCTGCAGGCTGTGTCTGTGGTGTGGACCATGGGCGACATTGGTTGTGGGCTGATGACCTGGCTTAACGTGATCGCAGTGCTGATTTTGAGCAACCAGGGTCTGGCAATCTTCAAGGATTACGAGCGCCAGAAAAAACTGGGGCTGGAACCCGTCTTTGATCCAGACCTTCTGGGAATCCAGAATGCTGGCAGCGTCTGGCGGGACCGTCTGGATGAGTATAAAGTCGCTCAAAAGGCCGAAGCGGAGGAAAAGGGACTTGCCGCATAA
- a CDS encoding DUF4097 family beta strand repeat-containing protein, with translation MKFESKKLLKIGGILAAGGLLLAGVGMLLGGMTSTYIDSRGIHVMKYEEKRLEYQKIPGKIENLDIDFSLADLEIILADENAIEAVYYEDSAKPVIHQDGNTTAITSRSQEENRMVLMGVGNIYGNSKIKVYLDKKETGQSLDARVDNGKIQFNGPRAFKALSVQNHLGSINMTSVKADSVYIKLDNGDLDASDVETKSFTVENHLGKIKAANIRADEGSIKNDNGKITLTDSTYNMLTAEDHLGDIVGEGLSIKGGQFKNDNGKINLSGAIEGEINVTAHLGDVNIKTSISRETAGYQLSTSLGKVVVDGAKYEEVVRDENQSATSRFVINNNNGDIRLDFGKQ, from the coding sequence ATGAAATTTGAATCAAAAAAGCTCTTGAAAATTGGCGGGATTCTGGCAGCCGGCGGACTTCTGCTCGCCGGGGTCGGCATGCTGCTGGGCGGCATGACCTCCACCTATATTGACAGCAGGGGAATCCATGTGATGAAGTATGAGGAAAAAAGGCTGGAATACCAGAAGATACCCGGTAAAATAGAGAACCTTGATATTGATTTTTCACTGGCAGACCTGGAAATAATCCTGGCAGATGAAAACGCCATTGAGGCAGTCTACTATGAGGACTCGGCAAAGCCTGTGATCCATCAGGACGGGAACACCACTGCCATCACCAGCAGGAGCCAGGAGGAAAACCGCATGGTTCTTATGGGCGTCGGCAACATTTACGGCAACTCAAAGATCAAGGTCTACCTGGATAAAAAGGAAACGGGCCAGTCTCTGGACGCCAGGGTGGACAATGGCAAGATCCAGTTTAACGGCCCCAGGGCCTTTAAGGCGCTGTCGGTTCAGAACCATCTGGGCAGTATAAATATGACCTCCGTCAAAGCAGACAGCGTGTATATAAAGCTGGACAACGGCGATCTGGACGCGAGCGATGTTGAGACCAAGAGCTTTACAGTGGAGAACCATCTTGGAAAAATCAAGGCGGCCAATATCCGTGCCGATGAGGGAAGCATTAAAAACGACAATGGAAAGATCACCCTGACGGACAGCACCTATAACATGCTGACCGCCGAGGACCACCTGGGCGATATTGTCGGCGAGGGGTTAAGCATTAAGGGCGGACAGTTCAAAAACGACAATGGCAAGATTAACCTGAGCGGCGCCATAGAGGGAGAAATCAACGTGACAGCCCATCTGGGGGATGTGAACATCAAGACCAGTATTTCCCGGGAAACGGCCGGATACCAGCTGAGCACCAGCTTAGGCAAGGTGGTGGTTGACGGCGCCAAATATGAGGAAGTAGTCCGGGATGAAAACCAGAGCGCCACCAGCCGCTTTGTCATCAACAATAACAACGGCGATATCCGTCTGGATTTTGGAAAACAGTAA
- a CDS encoding DUF1700 domain-containing protein: MNREEYMAALEKHLRKLPRDERENALVYYNEYFDDAGPENEDRVIGELGSPAKLAAQLRSEYALKGNEQEKKKMPVVLIVILSIFAAPIALPLVIVAAALVFVLMVVVFAFLFAFVVTAVSLILGGFLWMVIGLILIFQSPAATLFYVGGGALALGLGILLGVGMYHLIPWVISGFKRMAEAILEWRKNA, translated from the coding sequence ATGAATCGTGAAGAGTATATGGCAGCGCTGGAAAAGCACTTGAGAAAGCTGCCAAGGGATGAAAGGGAAAATGCCCTGGTGTATTACAATGAATATTTTGATGACGCCGGGCCGGAAAATGAGGACAGGGTTATCGGGGAGCTGGGCTCGCCGGCCAAGCTGGCCGCGCAGCTGCGCAGCGAGTACGCCCTGAAGGGAAATGAGCAAGAGAAAAAGAAAATGCCTGTGGTGTTAATTGTGATCTTATCCATCTTCGCGGCGCCCATCGCCCTGCCACTGGTCATTGTGGCCGCGGCTTTGGTATTTGTGCTGATGGTGGTGGTTTTCGCCTTCCTGTTCGCCTTTGTGGTGACAGCGGTGAGCCTAATCCTGGGCGGTTTCCTCTGGATGGTGATCGGGCTGATTTTGATCTTTCAGAGCCCGGCGGCTACGCTGTTTTACGTGGGCGGCGGGGCGCTCGCGTTGGGGCTGGGGATATTGCTGGGAGTGGGCATGTACCACCTGATCCCCTGGGTGATCAGCGGTTTTAAGCGGATGGCCGAAGCGATTTTGGAATGGAGGAAAAATGCATGA